The genomic window CAACCttccttttcaaaattttcttctttggctcagaaGGTCTTgtaatcttactccactgtcttttaagaccatagattttcttttccttggcagtcttgacaggaacattagaaacagctacacctttaccagcattgctccttaacctccaagtactagaagcaggagtcctctcagtaaggttgagattgtccacataagTAACATTTGAATCTctctcagcagattcatcaacattcaaaggaacagacatagttttaccactatcatcaacataagggatcgCATAGATATGATggacaaaaacattatcagtagtagttgcttcagaacccttttctttgttagaaacaataacattatctggagactcgggtataacaatgttatccaaattttcccgtgttgcagatgttgtagcatcatgtgcaacatctttctcaggaacactcttcttgacatgttccaacacaaagtcatctttgacctcagttggagcgctaatatcattaccaacaaatgttaaacacaacAGGGgggaacaccacataactttctctgacaaatactttctcaccacaagaaacatccttatcatcaacaaacacacaattcttaccaaatcttcagatgtttcaacattacccataacagcgtgcattactaaataagttgaaaagaaaactgcacgccacacttgcaataattgctataactcttcagataggcaaatcccaagtttgcctcgcaatttttcaaattggaccgcatctagagccttggtaaaaatatcagccagttgttcttcagtggcaatatgctcaagagttatAATACCTTCTTTAACaagatctctgataaaatggtgcctaatatcaatatgcttcgtcctactatgttggataggattctttgaaatattgattgcactaaggttatcacagtacaatgccatagcatcttgtaccacattgtactccaacaacatttgtttcatccataatggTTGGGAAcagctactaccagcagctatgtactctgcttcagctgtagataaagatacatACTTTTGTTTCTTACTGATCCAggatataagattgttgcctaaaaagaaacaagctcctgaggtgccttttctatcatctgcacaacctgcccaatcaccATTACAATACCCCTCTAgcatagacttgttcttgtagacccacttggtaccaatcacattagtattttctggtctaggaactaagtcccaaacttcattcttcttgaactgatttagctcttcttgcatagcatttatccaaaactcatcagtgagggcttccatcacatttctgggttcaaacttagaaacaaaacaagcattaggaactaagtcaagtgtcctagtagtaattccatgattaggattaccaataatcagatctgtaggatgattcttttgagtacgaatggatgaccctttctttgaagtagcaaagattggttcaggtgtagtaacctctgtatcattcttgaattcctcaatagtttcagaatctatactaccttggatagatgctgtagcatcttctgtatcatctttcacaacttcacttgaaataccatatattactacatttatagattccatcatggttttggttatgtagttatatactctgtaggctctgctatttgttgagtatcccaagaatatgccttcatcacttttaggatccattttagttcttggttctctatcagacaagatataacatttacttccaaacacatgaaagtacttaacagtaggttttctacctttccacaattcatacagagtagatgtagttccagatctcaaggtgacacgattatgaatatgacaagcagtgttcacagcttctgcccaaaaaccatgaaagagtttctttgcatgtaacattactcttgcagactcttgtataattctattctttctttctactacaccattttgttgtggtgtaatgagagatgaaaattcatggatgatgccttcagaggcataaaagtcagagaatctagagttttcaaactcctttccatgatcacttctgatccttaacacaacattgtttttctctctttgaagcagaatacatagatctttgaatacgtcaaaggtctctgatttctttccaataaaatttatccaggtatatctagagaaatcatttacaacaacataggcatacctttttcctcctaagctttcagtttgcataggttccatcaaatccatgtgtagaagctcaagaactctggtagtggtaagatgctgcagctttggttgtggcttcttggtttgttttccaatttgacattcaccacaaatgcttccttcttcgatcttgagatttggcaagcccttgatggcttcttcaggtataactttcttcatgcttcttaggttgagatgaccaagtttttggtgccacaattttatttcatcttctttcgtgattaagcatgtcgacacatttgcctcttcttggggaacccataagtagcagttgtcttttgatctgacgcccctcatcaaaatttcaccttcataatttgtaaccaaacattcagacttggtgaagtttaccttcatcccttggtcgcataattgactgatgcttattaaatttgcagtcaatccttttactaacaacacattgcttagtttaggcaagctattactgttgagctcccctataccaacaatttctcctttagtaccattaccacaagttacaaaactagttgagtaagactttaaatcaacaagaaattttccaattccggtcatgtgtcttgaacaaccactatcgaaataccagtcttcccttgatgaagctctaagtgatgtgtgagcaaccagagcagtaatcttcttctcaagttgTGTACCATCActggtcttcacattcttacctttaggtttccattcttgttgagtggaggcagttgtggaaactggtttaggctgatgatgcctgttagggtatccaaacaatttgtaacaaaaaggtcttatatgcccttttctaccacagtagtgacatatccaagagtgatgttttcttttgttctttgacaagggatgctgcttatgatgctgtagcatctgttgaggcatctttcgcttatgagtttcttttggatgcatGTACGTGAGATCTAAGctgtaacctttgtgtttgttgacattctcataactaagcccaatatgtttaggctttagaacatttttctctaagatttcttctagttgaccatcagctttatgaagtttatcaagatgatcatcatctttatacagcatgtcagagaattttctcaaccgccaaatgtcagcatttaatttttcaatgacttccttagcttcatcaagatcagaggatagataatttaccttcttctggagctcatccatctttgatatattttcaaatttttctgccttcaattgattgatggttaccttttgtttctcaatgactctgcatatttctccactcttgaggcagagttctctgtaagaatcagcaagttcttcgtaggttacctctccatcacaagattctgtatcagatgtaatagtacctgttaagactgagatatgtttggcagtcacagatgctgtatcatcttcggagtcatcatcatcagaccaactgacagttagtcctttcttcgttctcttctgatatgttggacattcaggtctgatgtgaccatatccctcgcattcatgacattgaatattcttgtttaagcttgacttttcatcactcttaggttttccttgattcacaatactgcgcatagtgcctggagcatcattcttagaatttggtctgggtcttttgtccatttgttttagaactttgttgaactgttttcccagcaactccatagcttcagagatactttcattagattcttcatcctcctccagatcttcttcattatttttagatgagaaggcaatgctcttatttttcttttcacttcttccatttgcagcactttcataagtttggagtgatccaacaagttcatccagcttcatctgagatatgtttttggcttcttccatagctgtgactttcatatcaaatttctttggaagagatctgagcatttttcttactaacttttcttcgggaattttctcccccaaagaatcaaattgattatcataatctagaatagtcatatgaaaatcttggattgtttcctcatccttcatacgtaaattttcaaactgagtagtaaggatctgtaatttagacatctttacctgaggagtaccttcatgaacagtttcaagaatcttccaagcttcctttgctgagacacattttttgatcagcttgaagatgtgtttgtctaccccattgtataatgcatataatgcttttgagtttcccaaagcaagctcatcttcttctttagaccagtcctcctcagcttttagttcaagtgttggctttccatctttgtccatgaccacaggggggtcccatcctttcagaacagctttccaagttttgctatccatagattttaggaaagcaatcatgcgtgatttccaataatcatagttggagacaccaacgagaagcggtggtctgcttacaagccctccttctttgtccatgttgccagacattctccctggagctcaccctataaccagaaagggtgcctgctctgataccaattgtaatctggcacgcagtgaacacaatgctgcacaagatgctatagcacacgttgcagcaagacagtcgcagaacacagtaaataaataaataaattgcagaacaataaataagacaggtaattgttaacccagttcagtgcaacgtcacctactctgggggataccaatccaggaatgaatccactataatagctctagttcaaagccctcgaccaacacccggtacttgacttatcacctagacactacccgtgcaatcctacctaagaacctcttagataatgagaccccgtcccaaattccctctaacaacacgtaccatgttgctgtcaataataacgatcaagatggagacactctcctagagactagaccacactcttgcttaaaagcttatgagtgaatcacacacactaactccgtgcttaaaagcttaggagcagcttacaattaacaaccaaaacacagtcctaaacttgcatcaaattgacacaagaaaggctgacaaaagaacacactaaaccttaaaaaaactCACGCTTTAGTAATACACGGTTtagaaaatacataaaaataatagcttgaggcttcacatatttatagtcttcaatgtcttgatgggcaagctagggtTGCAGACAAAAACCCTTGCAACAGctgcggccaaacctagattaaaattgaaaatatgttttgtgttgtaccaaacaaaaaaaagcgaacaaaaatataatataattatatttttgtttttaataactttccttaggccgacttggacaattcttgtgcagtaagtctcgtcttgcatatacacacgtgctggaattaatatttgaagcaaatcttgaacgagattgacagaaaaaattctgcacttaaaacagagcatcaggatgctgtacgaggatgctgcagcatctttgtccagcatctggcaaagttggcttttacaaaatgtagccaaacacaaaacccaacaCATTACAATGACACAGCCTTATAAAATAGAATTACAAGATATTATATATCAAAACCTAGTGGACTATAAACCTAATGGGCCTAATAGCATTGGTCCAATATGTTATTATCTAACAGAACCAAGTGAAGGAACAAGGACAACAACTTGGAATCAAAGCAATGAGTTTATGGCATGAATGGCAATCAGTCCAAACTGTGCACAATAACGACGGTCATGGCATacaacagcagcaacaacaatAGTGGCAGGCCCCAGCCCGTGACAAATACaaatgtaatgttgatgctGGTTTTCATGACGGCGCAAGGAAAACGAGTGCGGGATGGTGTGTTCGTGACTGTAGAGGGCAGTTTGTCTTGGGAGGTAGCTCTTGGATTCTTGGAAGACGTTCTCTCAATGAAGGAGAAGCTTTAGCAATGTTAGAAGCAACGAAGGAGCTACAACATAGAGGTTTTAACAATGTGATCTTTGAAACAGATGCTCAAAATATTGTCAATGCAATCCATCATAGGAATATTGGCGTGTCTGAGTTTAGCTCTATAATTCATAAGATTAAAAGTATGTTGTCTGATAATCCCGACTTTGCGGCAAAATCCATAAAGCGATAagcgaatttggttgctcacATCTTAGCTCGAGCGGTCATTTCACTGTCTCGTCgccatattttttatttgattccgCCTTGTATTAACAACTTATTAtataatgaaatgatataagttttctattgtaaaaaaaaatctaactatATTTTTAAATGCGTTCTATAATAGAACTTCTATTTTATATGGATTGATAACGGGACGGAGCGAGTTGACCTCGTTTGCTAGTTAAGtgtgaaaagaaacaaaatgcaaaataaagaaaaaatcaatgaaGTGAAGAAGAGTGATTTTCAACTAAAGATGCATTATCCTAACCTGCAGCCCCCAACATGTAACATGAACCATACATATACAAGAGTTTACCAAAATAGAATAATACTAATTCAAGAGAATATGACATGCATAAATGCTAATTTGCCAAAACAATTGAGGCCAAAACAATTGCCAACTGGACCCTTACAAAATTTCAGCTATAGCCTATAAGGGTCAATATAGTGCAAAGTGTAACCAAAACAGCATAAGAAGACATGCACAACTAGTCATTACTATCTTAAATGCATTCCACAAAGGAACATACAAGTCTTATAACATGCAAGGGCTGACTTTAAATTTCCCACAAACCAATTTCCACCACATAATATTCATACTATCATCAATCAACACGCCAAAGATCCACCACTTGATTAGGAGAAAAGAAGTGCATGTATTACCAGAATTCGAATTCTTGTCTCTGtatattatatgcaatgttTCTTCCAACTGAATTATACTCACGGGaccatttccatttttttaattaaaataaaattatgtttttggtttttaagtTTGACCCTTATTTTTAGATTGAtcttttatgttgttttttctctcacggttcaaatttcaaactcaattttataaGTACAACGATATCAATTGTCAATTTGAAATCGAGCAACTAGCCCAAATTGTTTACATCCTACGCTACGCAAATTCAGTTCCCAGAAAATGATAACAAAATCCAatattttaaaccaaaaaatagaATGAAAGAAATTAGTTAACACTCCTCCCTACATGAAGGAAGGTTTGGTTTTTTTAGCAAGTACATGAATCTACTTACTGAAAACACAATACAGTTGACTACATTTTCTTAGAAGTTCAAATCACAATCTTGGGAACCTGTTTTTTTGCTGTAAATAAAAAGggaaaattagttttttattattactctTAGAATTGGGGGTTGAGCCTATTCAACCATATGACCCGATCACATCAGAAACCTGATAGTAGACAGCGCAACGGATCATCGAGAAGACTATAATATCATtttagaattgggagttgagTTTAACTCTGTTAAATATGCTCGGATCTCATCCGCAAAGGCTAGCTCATaaggtgaggttgccctcacatatttatacactcaaCAGTCCGGGAACCTAAACAATGTtggacttcaaacaatctccaacaacacaacacatattcaacacccactctattttataaatatatattcaaataatCTTACAACCGATGTAAGATTTCTTAACAATTACCGATAACCCTTGAAGTCAAAGAAAACTTCATATGATCAGAATGACAAATGCATAtaaatgaaattataaaaattaagcaACACATGACTAGTCACATCCTTTTCATATGTGCTGGTTCCATAAAATAAAGTTGGACCTTCTCTACCATAGGAGGCTATTaaactataaatataatatatgtattaCTTAATCAATGGTTATATATATGAGTACAGTATTGATAATGTTCCGTTACCTATATTCTATCCCAACCTAAGCTTGGTCACTAATATTTGCTGTCCACACCCATATATAATAAGAGCAAGTAAAGTTGAATTATGAGTAAACATTagacaagaaaaataaaattgacgaTGCAACTTCAAACCATTTATTTAAAACGTTCaaacttttataatttatacgaAGCAACtcattattttactttttactattaactagacccttacccgtgcgatgcacgggtgtgatgcgttattttatattataacgtggaaaaattgaaacaataaatattattaaaataataataataatcaaactaataattgtgtaaaaataattattagaattaACAAAAAGTGTGTATATGATCAAGAGAGAGTTTCAAGTTTGTAACAGATAGTGTGTAAATGATTTACCGTCTTCGACGCCTCAAACGAAAAATGAACGGACCAATAGCTAGTTGATCACCTAATATTGATCAAGAAGCCACATCCTCGGATCCTTCAacgaaaaacttttttttcattatcattCACATTCAATATGACATCATGACAATAGAATTCTTaatacataataaagaaataatagattatagaatttagggtaaatgatcatttacccccctgcaaaataagcaaattttcgtttacccccctatgcagattttttttctgtttacccccctgcaaaaaatagattccctcattttgccccctaggtgtacagcaggacatgtgactgtgcaaatctgctgacgtggcttgtacacgtggaaaaaatcatttatatttattttttaaattccatgtcacataatttttttttttttaaaaaatcctacaaaaaaaaaaaaaacgaattttttttcccaaaatttaaaataaaatttcctacaaataatttttttcctacaaaataaaaaataaaataaaagatttcgtacaaaaataactttttttgcataaataaaaaattaaattttcttattttgtccccaaaataaagaatttaacgatttattttcaaatatcttttaattaaaaaaaatagaatctttatttttgtctgCGTAATTTAGTGCTGCAGATATAGTACAAGCTAAGGTTGCTGcacaatttaatatcacataagaattgaagcataattttgcttaatttttttttgctgcataatttaatatcacatataattttggtagaagaggaaaacacaaataaaacttcttcttctatttttttttttaattcaaagagattaacaaaaaaaataaagttttgtttttaaaaattaaagattatgttttttttaatttaaagagatttgaaaataaatctttaaaatatttaatttggaaataaactttatttcggagtaaatctttattttgggagtaaaataagaaaattcgtttttttattttgggaggaattttttttttaaattcgtttgtaggaaaacaaatataatttttaaaattttgtaggaaaaaaattatttgtaggaatttttttaaattttgggaaaagaaaataagaaaattggtttttttattttgtaggaaaaaaaatttattttttataaaaaaaaatatctgacgtggaattttttaaaaaaatataaatgattttttccatgtgtacaagccacgtcagcagatttgcacagtcacatgtcctgctgtacagccagggggcaaaatgagagaatttattttttgcaggggggtaaacagaaaaaaaatatgcacaagggggtaaacgaaaatttgcttattttgcaggggggtaaatgatcatttaccctagaatttaaacaaaatgatttagcgacaattgtttaaacaattgtttagtaaaatatgatgatttaatgactattttatttccttttgattAGATATATTCGATCATTATAATGACTATTTGCTTCCATTAgtccatacttttttttttcttatgtaaACATATAATCggacagtttttttttatatattaatgtaTCATTACACATATAAATGTaggtatatgaaaaattgaTCAATATGACAATAATGTAAGGAGAAATGATGTAACATTGTAAGTGGATGACATGACTAAATGAAGAAAtttcattggtttaagtggattagggtttagagaactAATAagatctaggatttatatatatagattctAGTTCTTAGGAAAGAGCTCAATAATTCAGAATTCGACTGCGAGGTGTAAAACCTAATCAGGAATTGTTTCaactaaaaactaaaatcaTCCGAACAATTCGTCTTATAGGTGCTAGTTCCATACTAATATTTATCACTACATATGTGAATTTGGTTATTTGGATCGGTTGCCGTACACAGTTTCATGCTATTTTAAATCTTGGCCGTTAATTTATGATCTAACGTCTTAGATTAAATACAAAAAGTACCACTGAAAAAATCTCATCTGTCAGATCGTGATTGAACAGTTCAGATGCATTACTATATCACACAGTAAGTGCACCAAATCTGATTCCCTAGATATGCATGCTTATATCATTTCAAGCAAAATTGGGTAAATTTTTTCTAGATATTCAATGCAGGTATTTCGatacaaaatttttattttaatatgcttaaccaACAGCCGGGGCACTGTATAACATTTTCCTTGAACTAAACCAGAAAAGAAAAGCATGAATGAAATTAAAACTAGTAACAAAATTGGCATAATAAACAACTTTGTTGTCTCAATATGTATATGATTTTGTATCTAGTCATTCACAATAAACAATTAACCATCTAATTCTTCATGGACAagcaatatttaatttatttccaCACCTATCCCATCTTTCAGTTAATATTCCTTAAACAATTTTCTATACAAAAAAATCCCAAATAGGAAAACAAAACTATCTAATTATTACTTTTTCACCAACTTAACTTAACTTGTTGGGTAAGAAGCAAGTAAATTAAAAGGTATGCAATGAGAATTCCTCCAAGACTTTGCATGCAATTTAAGTATCTCTCTTGCTTTTTCCTTAGCCTTATTTCCACTATCAACTTCAAGAACCAAACAGAGCTTAGCAACAACACCAATTCTCAACATTTCTTGAACAACAAAATGTGTAGCTGAGAATCTTGAAATAGATAGAAGAATCCTCACAGCTCTATCATTAGCCAATGTTGAAACCCTCAGAATCTTCTTTGAAACAATAGCTAAACCACATCCATGGCTTAATAGCTCATATCTTCCATCAGCACATTGACACAACTTCTCCAAAAGTACCAATATCATCTCACATGGCTTTCTTTCTTTGCAATCAAGAAGAAGTTCTATCAAAACATTAACACACCCTGATTCAATTGCTTTTATTCTATTTCTTCCGAATTCGACGAGTTGAATCAATGTTTGTATTGTTGCTTTTGATGCCTTTTTTGATATCTGGTCTTTCAGAAGCTGAACTAATTCGACGAAAAACTCGGTCTTTAGATTCGCTAGTTTTGTTGGATCGGCAACTTTTGACATAGATTTCAACAGAAAAACTGAATATGTTCTTGAATCATAGTTACCCTTTTGCAGTAATCTCAATAAAGACTCTAAAAATTCTCCATTTTTGAAGTTTAAAAGAGTTTTCAAACCTTGTTCTGTTAAATTAAGATTGTAAAGGATGTTTATAGCTTCATCTTCTGCATCAACTCTGAAGTCAAAAGCAAAACCTTCAACATCATAATCATCAAGAATGGTAGAACttgtattgttttttgttaCTATTGATGCTAAGAACTCAACTGCCCCGGCCGATTCAATACACCTTCGATTTGTCTCGCTTTCGGACGCGATTGTTTTGAGCTTTTTGAGAGATTGAAGAAGCAAATGAGGTGAATCTGA from Trifolium pratense cultivar HEN17-A07 linkage group LG1, ARS_RC_1.1, whole genome shotgun sequence includes these protein-coding regions:
- the LOC123924456 gene encoding E3 ubiquitin-protein ligase PUB23-like; the encoded protein is MEQENEVSPFFLCPISLQLMKDPVTVSTGITYDRQSIEKWLFSSQNQTCPVTKQQLTHDDDNDLIILTPNHTLRRLIQAWCTINTSYGIQRIPTPKAPTTKSLIEKHLKDASDFSDSPHLLLQSLKKLKTIASESETNRRCIESAGAVEFLASIVTKNNTSSTILDDYDVEGFAFDFRVDAEDEAINILYNLNLTEQGLKTLLNFKNGEFLESLLRLLQKGNYDSRTYSVFLLKSMSKVADPTKLANLKTEFFVELVQLLKDQISKKASKATIQTLIQLVEFGRNRIKAIESGCVNVLIELLLDCKERKPCEMILVLLEKLCQCADGRYELLSHGCGLAIVSKKILRVSTLANDRAVRILLSISRFSATHFVVQEMLRIGVVAKLCLVLEVDSGNKAKEKAREILKLHAKSWRNSHCIPFNLLASYPTS